Proteins from a single region of Catenulispora acidiphila DSM 44928:
- a CDS encoding FHA domain-containing protein, translating to MMATCPDGHQSVATDYCDECGLSIGAPSAAAAGSSASGGAAAPSYGSAGEPCPNCLLPRQAGDTFCEGCGFDFANEQTGKTIDQPELDIEEELRKAERARREAEEAERAAGIGASTGSTGSTGSTGQTGSGGSAPQGPQTDPDDDPLARTVASTPTGVHGGAVSTAPATATQWIAIASADRAYYDAVVAEGEIDANAYPFPPYCPERQYELKGDTVRIGRSGKRGNVDIDLTGPPTDPGVSHLHAVLQQRADGGWQVVDLESMNGTVLNDDTAPIPPNQAFPVEAGHRIHVGVWTTLTLIQLS from the coding sequence ATGATGGCCACGTGTCCGGACGGACACCAGTCGGTCGCGACCGACTACTGCGACGAGTGCGGCTTGTCGATCGGCGCGCCCTCGGCGGCGGCCGCCGGCTCGTCCGCGAGCGGCGGCGCCGCGGCGCCGAGCTACGGCTCGGCCGGCGAGCCCTGCCCGAACTGCCTGCTGCCCAGGCAGGCCGGCGACACCTTCTGCGAGGGCTGCGGTTTCGACTTCGCCAACGAGCAGACCGGCAAGACGATCGACCAGCCGGAGCTGGACATCGAGGAGGAGCTGCGCAAGGCCGAGCGCGCGCGGCGTGAGGCCGAGGAGGCCGAACGCGCGGCCGGGATCGGTGCGTCGACGGGCTCAACGGGTTCGACTGGCTCGACCGGTCAGACCGGTTCCGGCGGCTCGGCGCCTCAGGGCCCGCAGACCGACCCCGACGACGACCCGCTGGCCAGGACCGTCGCCTCGACCCCGACCGGCGTGCACGGCGGCGCTGTGTCCACGGCCCCGGCCACGGCCACGCAGTGGATCGCGATTGCCAGCGCGGACCGCGCGTACTACGACGCGGTGGTCGCCGAGGGCGAGATCGACGCCAACGCCTACCCCTTCCCGCCGTACTGCCCGGAGCGCCAGTACGAGCTCAAGGGCGACACGGTGCGCATCGGCCGCTCCGGCAAGCGCGGGAACGTCGACATCGACCTGACCGGCCCGCCGACCGACCCCGGCGTGTCGCATCTGCACGCGGTGCTCCAGCAGCGTGCGGACGGCGGCTGGCAGGTGGTGGACCTGGAGTCGATGAACGGCACGGTGCTCAACGACGACACCGCGCCGATCCCGCCGAACCAGGCGTTCCCGGTCGAGGCCGGGCACCGCATCCATGTCGGGGTGTGGACGACTCTGACGCTGATCCAGCTGTCCTGA
- a CDS encoding protein phosphatase 2C domain-containing protein: MTIETAAEAAAGSPPTAPAAPGEAEPGMPLQLTCPNCGATDLVMEAGARFCEQCGYGVDEPVTGDEEPSEYQGPKPCVSCGGTEIDTEGYCTDCGDLQPRRRDRMEVDLTVVAGVSDRGLRHHRNEDSMALRPVLGLDGENLVVAVVCDGVSTSERPDEASAAAVSAAAKLLLTAIAAGTPEPFAESVNVLAPVETAVMAALPAAAIGEAGAVETAGSAGYASTAETTEPDESAEDSADAGVEADLGAATGAPGTVGPADLRLISRYAVADADRAVSDLARDADHGNPPACTYVSAIVGQEVTVAWLGDSRAYWLDERGTSRALTRDDAQEGSHAIEAWLGADSGAPEPHLARFTPDGPGVVLVCSDGLWNYVEKAADLAAIALPGALAEPFDAAARLVKKALDSGGHDNITAVLVPYPVQAHAEPSA; this comes from the coding sequence ATGACGATCGAGACCGCCGCCGAGGCCGCCGCGGGGAGTCCCCCGACGGCGCCGGCGGCTCCAGGAGAGGCGGAGCCCGGCATGCCGCTGCAGCTGACGTGCCCGAACTGCGGGGCCACGGATCTGGTGATGGAAGCCGGTGCGCGGTTCTGCGAGCAGTGCGGTTACGGGGTGGACGAGCCGGTCACCGGGGACGAGGAGCCCTCGGAGTACCAGGGTCCCAAGCCCTGCGTCTCCTGCGGCGGCACCGAGATCGACACCGAGGGCTACTGCACCGACTGCGGCGACCTGCAGCCGCGGCGCCGCGACCGGATGGAGGTCGACCTCACGGTCGTCGCCGGCGTCAGCGACCGCGGCCTGCGCCACCACCGCAACGAGGACTCCATGGCGCTGCGCCCGGTCCTCGGGCTGGACGGGGAGAACCTGGTCGTCGCAGTGGTCTGCGACGGGGTGTCCACCTCCGAGCGGCCCGACGAGGCCTCGGCCGCGGCGGTCTCGGCGGCGGCGAAGCTGCTGCTGACCGCGATCGCGGCCGGCACGCCGGAGCCTTTCGCCGAGTCCGTGAACGTCCTGGCGCCGGTGGAGACGGCGGTGATGGCCGCGCTTCCGGCGGCTGCGATCGGCGAGGCCGGCGCGGTGGAGACGGCGGGCAGCGCCGGCTACGCCAGCACGGCCGAAACCACCGAGCCTGACGAGAGCGCCGAGGACAGTGCCGATGCCGGCGTCGAGGCCGATCTCGGAGCCGCGACCGGTGCGCCCGGAACGGTGGGACCGGCGGATCTGCGCCTGATCTCCCGCTACGCCGTCGCCGACGCCGACCGCGCGGTCTCCGACCTCGCGCGCGACGCCGACCACGGCAACCCGCCGGCGTGCACCTACGTCTCGGCGATCGTCGGGCAGGAGGTGACCGTCGCCTGGCTCGGCGACAGCCGCGCCTACTGGCTCGACGAGCGCGGCACCTCCCGGGCGCTGACCCGGGACGACGCCCAGGAGGGCTCGCACGCCATCGAGGCCTGGCTCGGCGCCGACTCCGGCGCCCCCGAGCCGCACCTGGCGCGCTTCACCCCCGACGGTCCCGGCGTGGTCCTGGTGTGCAGCGACGGTCTGTGGAACTACGTGGAGAAGGCCGCGGACCTGGCCGCGATCGCGCTGCCCGGGGCGCTGGCAGAGCCCTTCGACGCCGCCGCGCGGCTCGTGAAGAAGGCCCTGGACTCCGGCGGCCACGACAACATCACCGCCGTCCTCGTTCCCTATCCGGTTCAGGCACACGCCGAACCGTCCGCATGA
- a CDS encoding phosphodiester glycosidase family protein, with protein sequence MDRATQDIRSLDETHVPRGTRRRVPQNPEDLRPAGVPGPRGRESGYSPGAIDEDEYSSAFHDGYGEDADPADDLLESVEQGGRGHRRAGSRRKDRLTPRQRRRRKIAFRTFSTLLAVLVFLTSYSLYGALSAPGNMSNQARVAEWARGHAMGWAVTWMENQQYQDNKPKTGGTLSPQQLADIAPPSATPTLAPTQKLLTPMKPFVPNPAPGEGTWSPAVVVNGVPVIQTAKLRSDPQHLEYLSAVAWMDQKHASFVLHPGSQQPGTAGYNQTDHLSGDQFKNLIATWNGAFLLNPNDAHGGFYLNGKTYGTLVPGQASEVFYKDGTMNVGSWNSGPGLQMAPNVVGVRQNLQLLVDNGQVNPSVDSDDKKLWGVTVKNAYFVWRSGIGVTADGNLVYAMGPALSVRTLAELLQRAGAVRGMELDINQEWVSYMTYDGSKDPASPVSTKLLDFARTGQRYFSTEERDFVAVYSR encoded by the coding sequence GTGGACCGCGCGACCCAGGACATACGCTCGCTGGACGAGACCCACGTTCCGCGCGGGACTCGTCGCAGAGTCCCTCAAAACCCTGAGGATCTGCGCCCGGCCGGCGTCCCCGGCCCGCGCGGACGAGAGAGCGGCTACTCCCCCGGCGCGATAGACGAGGACGAATACTCCTCGGCCTTCCACGACGGCTACGGCGAGGACGCCGATCCGGCCGACGACCTGCTGGAGTCCGTTGAGCAGGGCGGCCGCGGCCACCGGCGCGCGGGCTCGCGCCGCAAGGACCGGCTGACCCCGCGCCAGCGCCGCCGCCGCAAGATAGCCTTCCGGACCTTCTCCACGTTGCTGGCCGTACTCGTCTTCCTCACCAGCTACTCGCTCTACGGCGCGCTCAGCGCCCCGGGCAACATGAGCAACCAGGCCCGGGTCGCCGAATGGGCCCGCGGGCACGCCATGGGCTGGGCCGTGACCTGGATGGAGAACCAGCAGTACCAGGACAACAAGCCCAAGACCGGCGGCACCCTGTCCCCGCAGCAGCTGGCCGACATCGCGCCGCCGTCGGCGACGCCGACGCTGGCGCCGACCCAGAAGCTGCTGACCCCGATGAAGCCGTTCGTGCCGAACCCGGCGCCCGGGGAGGGCACCTGGTCCCCGGCGGTCGTGGTGAACGGCGTCCCGGTGATCCAGACCGCGAAGCTGCGCTCGGACCCCCAGCACCTGGAGTACCTGTCGGCGGTGGCGTGGATGGATCAGAAGCACGCCAGCTTCGTGCTGCACCCCGGCTCCCAGCAGCCCGGCACGGCCGGCTACAACCAGACCGACCACCTGTCCGGCGACCAGTTCAAGAACCTGATCGCGACCTGGAACGGCGCGTTCCTGCTGAACCCGAACGACGCGCACGGCGGTTTCTACCTCAACGGCAAGACCTACGGCACGCTGGTGCCGGGCCAGGCCTCGGAGGTGTTCTACAAGGACGGCACGATGAACGTCGGGTCCTGGAATTCGGGTCCGGGCCTGCAGATGGCGCCGAACGTGGTCGGCGTCCGGCAGAACCTGCAGCTGCTGGTGGACAACGGACAGGTCAACCCGAGCGTGGACAGCGACGACAAGAAGCTGTGGGGCGTGACGGTCAAGAACGCCTACTTCGTCTGGCGCTCCGGCATCGGCGTCACCGCCGACGGCAACCTGGTCTACGCGATGGGCCCGGCGCTGTCCGTGCGAACCCTGGCCGAGCTGTTGCAGCGGGCCGGCGCGGTGCGCGGGATGGAGCTGGACATCAACCAGGAGTGGGTGTCCTACATGACCTACGACGGGAGCAAGGACCCTGCGAGTCCGGTGTCGACGAAGCTGTTGGACTTCGCCAGGACCGGACAGCGGTACTTCTCCACCGAGGAACGCGACTTCGTGGCCGTATACAGCCGTTAA
- a CDS encoding vWA domain-containing protein, whose translation MSQYPDFAFEINQNEFLAAGVREVHAVVTLTATAAAGGAPAAASYGAPASGSENVEVIIIDCSGSMDYPRTKMMAAKEATKVAIDTLTDGAFFAVVAGTEGARVVYPTGGQLLRADYQSRAAAKEAVGRLHANGGTAMGRWLAQAGRIFDTAPSAIKHAILLTDGKDESETPADLARAIQSSIGNFTADCRGIGEDWEPKELRKIADALLGTVGIIRDPATLAEDFREMTAKSMGKEVADVALRLWAPKGATIRYVKQVSPNLADLSGMRVPGDNPLTGDYPTGAWGAESREYHICVEVEPGNIGQEKLAGRVQLVAKDAGGATLLGEGKIRAVWTEDTDLSTRINGRVAHYTGQAEMAAAIQEGLDAQAAGDLDTATARLGRAMDLAVESGHEDTVKMLRKVTEVDPATSKVRAKAKVDKGDAMELDVVSTKTVRAKRN comes from the coding sequence ATGAGCCAGTACCCGGACTTCGCCTTCGAGATCAACCAGAACGAGTTCCTGGCCGCCGGCGTGCGCGAGGTGCACGCGGTGGTCACGCTGACCGCCACCGCGGCGGCCGGCGGCGCTCCGGCCGCGGCCTCCTACGGCGCCCCGGCTTCGGGATCGGAGAACGTCGAGGTCATCATCATCGACTGCTCGGGGTCCATGGACTACCCGCGCACCAAGATGATGGCCGCCAAGGAGGCGACCAAGGTCGCCATCGACACCCTGACCGACGGCGCCTTCTTCGCGGTGGTCGCCGGCACCGAGGGCGCGCGCGTGGTCTACCCGACCGGCGGGCAGCTGCTGCGCGCCGACTACCAGAGCCGCGCGGCGGCCAAGGAGGCCGTCGGGCGCCTGCACGCCAACGGCGGCACCGCGATGGGCCGCTGGCTGGCCCAGGCCGGCCGGATCTTCGACACCGCCCCGAGCGCCATCAAGCACGCGATCCTGCTCACCGACGGCAAGGACGAGTCCGAGACCCCGGCGGATCTGGCGCGCGCGATCCAGTCCAGCATCGGCAACTTCACCGCCGACTGCCGCGGCATCGGCGAGGACTGGGAGCCCAAGGAACTGCGCAAGATCGCCGACGCCCTGCTGGGCACCGTGGGCATCATCCGCGACCCGGCCACACTGGCCGAGGACTTCCGCGAGATGACCGCGAAGTCCATGGGCAAGGAGGTCGCCGACGTCGCGCTGCGGCTGTGGGCGCCCAAGGGCGCGACGATCCGCTACGTCAAGCAGGTCAGCCCGAACCTGGCCGACCTGTCCGGGATGCGCGTGCCCGGCGACAACCCGCTCACCGGCGACTACCCGACCGGCGCGTGGGGCGCGGAGAGCCGCGAGTACCACATCTGCGTCGAGGTCGAGCCGGGCAACATCGGCCAGGAGAAGCTGGCCGGCCGGGTGCAGCTGGTGGCCAAGGACGCCGGCGGCGCCACGCTGCTGGGCGAGGGCAAGATCCGCGCGGTGTGGACCGAGGACACGGATCTGTCCACGCGCATCAACGGCCGGGTCGCGCACTACACCGGCCAGGCCGAGATGGCCGCGGCCATCCAGGAGGGTCTGGACGCCCAGGCCGCCGGCGACCTGGACACCGCCACCGCGCGCCTGGGGCGCGCCATGGACCTGGCGGTGGAGTCCGGGCACGAGGACACCGTGAAGATGCTGCGCAAGGTGACCGAGGTGGACCCGGCCACGTCCAAGGTGCGGGCCAAGGCCAAGGTGGACAAGGGCGACGCGATGGAGCTCGACGTGGTGTCGACCAAGACCGTGCGCGCCAAGCGGAACTGA
- a CDS encoding COG4315 family predicted lipoprotein, which produces MVKPGIPPTARVAGVVSAVALLALASACSSSSGKSNSASSSAPPSSSSMSGTAGPTITSASASVSGAQTMVLTAPDGHTLYYFTPDTAGGMPTCTGACASVWPGLTATSPTAASGVTGKLTVVSGHVVYNGHPLYEYSGDSAAGQAKGEGIGGTWYVATPTLAVGAGPASTPAPSSSSTSGGGSGGGGY; this is translated from the coding sequence ATGGTCAAGCCGGGAATCCCTCCCACCGCGCGGGTCGCCGGGGTGGTGTCGGCGGTGGCGCTGCTGGCACTGGCCTCGGCCTGCTCTTCCTCGTCGGGGAAGAGCAACAGTGCGTCCTCGAGCGCCCCACCGAGCTCGTCCAGCATGTCCGGCACCGCCGGTCCCACCATCACCAGCGCCTCGGCCAGTGTGAGCGGCGCGCAGACCATGGTGCTCACCGCACCGGACGGCCACACGTTGTACTACTTCACCCCGGACACCGCCGGCGGCATGCCGACCTGCACCGGCGCCTGCGCCTCGGTCTGGCCGGGTCTGACCGCGACCAGTCCGACGGCCGCCTCGGGCGTCACCGGCAAGCTGACCGTCGTCAGCGGCCACGTGGTCTACAACGGACACCCGCTGTACGAGTACAGCGGTGACAGCGCTGCCGGACAGGCGAAGGGCGAAGGCATCGGCGGTACGTGGTACGTCGCCACACCGACTCTGGCCGTCGGCGCCGGACCGGCGTCCACCCCCGCGCCGTCCAGCTCCTCCACTTCCGGTGGCGGCAGCGGCGGTGGCGGTTACTGA
- a CDS encoding GlxA family transcriptional regulator, with the protein MVRVVFLLIPRLHLLDLSGPAQVFSTADDLGFPYELRYCAEQEDIVSAQGVRLRAETAWPGAGPEDLVMVPGWRSPTLKGGPRPGRGLLARLVAHHAAGGTVASVCSGADVLGQAGLLDGRRCTTHHDLRDELAARYPRARVERDVVYVADGRVVTSAGIASGIDLALHLVAERHGPAAAARVARDMVVYARRSGEESQDSAMLRHRWHLRDAVHRAQDRIDANYAEPLRLTDLARAGGVSERTLTRQFVESTGMTPLRYQQTLRLERAEHLIGHGATVEAAAHAVGFADARMLRRLRSRVMEDTPFAPSHGATTSPRIDV; encoded by the coding sequence ATTGTGAGGGTCGTCTTCCTGCTCATCCCGCGCCTGCACCTGCTGGACCTCTCCGGTCCGGCCCAGGTGTTCTCCACCGCCGACGATCTCGGGTTCCCGTACGAGCTGCGGTACTGCGCCGAGCAGGAGGACATCGTCAGCGCGCAGGGCGTCCGGCTGCGCGCGGAGACCGCGTGGCCCGGCGCCGGCCCGGAGGATCTGGTCATGGTCCCGGGCTGGCGCTCGCCGACGCTCAAGGGCGGTCCGCGCCCCGGCCGGGGCTTGCTGGCCCGGCTGGTCGCGCACCACGCCGCCGGCGGCACCGTGGCCAGCGTCTGCTCCGGCGCCGACGTGCTGGGCCAGGCCGGGCTGCTGGACGGCCGGCGCTGCACCACCCACCACGATCTGCGGGACGAACTCGCCGCGCGCTATCCCCGGGCCCGGGTCGAGCGCGACGTGGTCTACGTCGCCGACGGCCGGGTGGTGACCTCGGCCGGCATCGCCAGCGGGATCGACCTGGCGCTGCACCTGGTCGCCGAGCGCCACGGCCCGGCGGCCGCCGCCCGGGTCGCCCGCGACATGGTGGTCTACGCGCGCCGCTCGGGCGAGGAATCTCAGGACAGTGCGATGCTGCGGCACCGCTGGCATCTGCGCGACGCCGTGCACCGCGCGCAGGACCGGATCGACGCGAACTACGCCGAGCCGCTGCGGCTCACCGACCTCGCGCGCGCCGGCGGTGTCAGCGAGCGCACCCTGACCCGGCAGTTCGTCGAGAGCACCGGGATGACCCCGCTGCGCTACCAGCAAACCCTGCGCCTGGAACGCGCCGAGCACCTGATCGGGCACGGCGCGACGGTCGAGGCCGCGGCGCACGCGGTCGGTTTCGCCGACGCCCGCATGCTGCGCCGGCTGCGCTCGCGCGTGATGGAGGACACGCCCTTTGCGCCCTCTCACGGCGCAACCACGAGCCCCCGCATAGACGTCTGA
- a CDS encoding serine/threonine-protein kinase — protein MTACLEPGCDGTIDADGYCDTCGTAAAPAAARQGAAGAGGGHAASSRTATATSSRTGTARTSSTSASSRNSNSVSSRTRGSRGGSTGRSRRGNLGAGLIEVPPVPAKNPLTEIMANPQVPEAKRYCSNCGAPVGRGRDGNPGRTEGFCRKCRTAFSFEPKLRAGEHVGQYEVLGCIAHGGLGWIYLAKDNNVSGRWVVLKGLLDSGDADAMAAAAAERRFLAEVNHPSIVQILNFVQHPDPTTGAPVGYIVMEYVGGSSLKQVRADFRDSGGQAGPLPVGQAIAYAIEILPAFGYLHSLGLVYNDFKPDNIIQSEEQLKLIDMGGVIQMDDEDSAIYGTKGYQAPEIAQDGPSVESDLYTVGRTLAVLTSLDSRAYQTTYLDSLPSPSEVPLFARHESFYKLLQRATDKDPAMRFGSAEQMAQQLTAVLREVLSLEEDKPHPGASVMFGPEVRVPSTSAERPELREVVRALPVPLVDRDDPGAQFLAGLGAVDLVEQRFALEKSPLLAASQEIQLRLVLVATSEGDFSTAVRKLDEFENANGGDWRTFWYRGLIQLASGVITQAARMFTAVYDALPGEPAPKLALGACAELLGDFETASRYYGMVWRTDTGYVSAAFGLARALLNTGRRDAAVRAFGAVPQTSTHHTAANEAALRALLVDRDRDLSGADLSDIDARYSWLAARLDPEHANWLALEVLTAAGTRLGVQTPTDLVPGQKLIDRHVDDRSLRLGMEQAYRSLARLATDRAKRIELVDQANAVRPRTLI, from the coding sequence GTGACCGCCTGTCTTGAGCCGGGCTGCGACGGGACCATCGACGCCGACGGCTACTGCGACACCTGCGGGACCGCCGCCGCTCCGGCGGCGGCGCGGCAGGGCGCGGCGGGCGCCGGGGGCGGCCATGCCGCCTCCTCGCGCACCGCGACCGCGACCTCCTCGCGCACCGGTACCGCGCGTACTTCGTCCACATCGGCCTCCAGCCGCAACTCCAACTCGGTCTCCAGCCGCACCCGCGGCTCGCGCGGCGGGAGCACCGGCCGCTCGCGGCGCGGCAACCTCGGCGCCGGACTCATCGAGGTGCCCCCGGTCCCGGCCAAGAACCCGCTGACCGAGATCATGGCCAACCCGCAGGTGCCCGAGGCGAAGCGGTACTGCTCCAACTGCGGGGCGCCGGTCGGCCGCGGCCGGGACGGGAACCCGGGCCGCACCGAGGGCTTCTGCCGCAAGTGCCGCACCGCGTTCTCCTTCGAGCCCAAGCTGCGCGCCGGCGAGCACGTCGGGCAGTACGAGGTGCTCGGCTGCATCGCGCACGGCGGTCTGGGCTGGATCTACCTGGCCAAGGACAACAACGTCTCCGGGCGCTGGGTGGTCCTCAAGGGCCTGCTGGACTCCGGCGACGCCGACGCGATGGCCGCCGCGGCCGCCGAGCGCCGGTTCCTGGCCGAGGTGAACCACCCCTCGATCGTGCAGATCCTGAACTTCGTGCAGCACCCCGACCCCACGACCGGGGCGCCGGTGGGCTACATCGTCATGGAGTACGTCGGCGGCAGTTCCCTCAAGCAGGTCCGCGCCGACTTCCGCGATAGCGGCGGGCAGGCCGGACCGCTGCCGGTGGGGCAGGCCATCGCCTACGCGATCGAGATCCTGCCCGCCTTCGGCTACCTGCACAGCCTCGGCCTGGTCTACAACGACTTCAAGCCGGACAACATCATCCAGTCCGAGGAGCAGCTCAAGCTCATCGACATGGGCGGCGTGATCCAGATGGACGACGAGGACTCGGCGATCTACGGCACCAAGGGCTACCAGGCGCCCGAGATCGCCCAGGACGGCCCGTCGGTGGAGTCCGACCTGTACACCGTCGGCCGCACCCTGGCCGTGCTGACCTCGCTGGACTCCCGCGCCTACCAGACCACTTACCTGGACTCGCTGCCCTCGCCGAGCGAGGTGCCGCTGTTCGCCCGGCACGAGTCGTTCTACAAGCTGCTCCAGCGCGCCACCGACAAGGACCCGGCGATGCGCTTCGGGTCCGCCGAGCAGATGGCGCAGCAACTGACCGCCGTCCTGCGCGAGGTGCTCTCGCTGGAGGAGGACAAGCCGCACCCCGGCGCCTCGGTCATGTTCGGGCCCGAGGTCCGGGTCCCGAGCACCAGCGCCGAACGGCCGGAACTGCGCGAGGTGGTGCGGGCGCTGCCGGTCCCGCTGGTGGACCGCGACGACCCCGGCGCGCAGTTCCTGGCGGGCTTGGGCGCCGTGGACCTGGTCGAGCAGCGCTTCGCCCTGGAGAAGTCGCCGCTGCTGGCCGCCTCGCAGGAGATCCAGCTGCGGCTGGTGCTGGTCGCCACGTCGGAGGGCGACTTCAGCACCGCGGTGCGCAAGCTCGACGAGTTCGAGAACGCCAACGGCGGCGACTGGCGCACCTTCTGGTACCGCGGGCTGATCCAGCTCGCCAGCGGCGTGATCACCCAGGCCGCGCGGATGTTCACCGCGGTCTACGACGCGCTGCCCGGCGAGCCGGCGCCGAAATTGGCCCTGGGCGCCTGCGCCGAGCTGTTGGGCGACTTCGAGACCGCGAGCCGCTACTACGGCATGGTCTGGCGCACCGACACCGGGTACGTCAGCGCGGCGTTCGGTCTGGCCCGCGCGCTGCTGAACACCGGCCGCCGGGACGCCGCGGTGCGCGCCTTCGGCGCCGTGCCGCAGACCTCGACGCACCACACCGCCGCCAACGAGGCCGCGCTGCGCGCCCTGCTGGTGGACCGCGACCGCGACCTCAGCGGCGCCGACCTGTCCGACATCGACGCCCGCTACTCCTGGCTCGCCGCCCGGCTGGACCCCGAGCACGCGAACTGGCTGGCGCTGGAGGTGCTGACCGCCGCCGGGACCCGCCTGGGGGTGCAGACCCCGACCGACCTGGTTCCCGGGCAGAAGCTCATCGACCGGCACGTCGACGACCGCTCGCTGCGCCTGGGCATGGAGCAGGCCTACCGCTCGCTGGCCCGGCTGGCCACCGACCGGGCCAAGCGCATCGAGCTGGTCGACCAGGCCAACGCCGTGCGGCCCAGGACCCTGATATGA